In one window of Scyliorhinus canicula chromosome 17, sScyCan1.1, whole genome shotgun sequence DNA:
- the zgc:174917 gene encoding probable alpha-ketoglutarate-dependent hypophosphite dioxygenase, giving the protein MQSKANELKTFYENNGYLTEIHVLDKDQLDLTTQNFSALEDKFGKVYTQYSLHNVHLQYKWVMDLATNPLVLQAIIAVLGPNVILLDSRFICKYPASDVPHKSNVAPYVAWHQDIRYWGFEGGSVTSVWLALDDVDEENGVLQVIPGSHKLGLQEHGTSAIAGNMLTSNQEIPKHLVEAEKAIQCPLKAGQMSIHDGLTVHFSEPNLSNRRRCGFVIRYVPTTAYPVDDPDRPRSFPATVLVAGVDTFNHFTNNAPDNFSKIF; this is encoded by the exons ATGCAGAGCAAGGCAAACGAGCTGAAAACTTTCTATGAAAATAATGGCTATCTTACAGAAATCCATGTCTTAGATAAAGATCAGCTTGACCTGACAACTCAGAACTTTTCAGCCCTAGAAGATAAATTTG GTAAAGTATACACCCAGTACAGCCTTCACAATGTGCATTTACAATATAAATGGGTAATGGATTTAGCTACAAAtcctttggtcctccaagccaTTATTGCAGTTTTGGGGCCTAATGTTATTCTGCTTGATTCTCGGTTTATCTGTAAGTATCCAGCCTCTGATGTCCCTCACAAAAGCAATGTGGCTCCCTATGTTGCCTGGCATCAGGATATCAG ATACTGGGGCTTTGAAGGAGGATCTGTAACATCTGTGTGGCTGGCTTTGGATGACGTTGATGAAGAAAATGGGGTCCTGCAGGTTATCCCAG GAAGCCACAAACTAGGTCTACAGGAGCATGGGACAAGTGCTATTGCCGGAAATATGTTGACATCAAATCAGGAAATTCCCAAGCATTTGGTTGAAGCTGAGAAGGCTATTCAATGTCCTCTCAAAGCAGGACAAATGTCC ATCCATGATGGCCTGACAGTACATTTCAGTGAACCCAACTTGTCAAATAGGCGTAGATGTGGCTTTGTGATCCGTTATGTCCCAACTACTGCTTATCCTGTTGAT GATCCAGACAGACCCCGCTCATTCCCTGCGACAGTGCTGGTAGCTGGAGTGGACACGTTCAACCACTTTACAAACAATGCGCCAGATAACTTTAGCAAAATATTCTGA